Part of the Crossiella cryophila genome, CCTCGGTCCAGGCCTTGATGTGCCGTTCCACCACGTTCTGGATGACCTTGGTGATCCCGGCGGTGGAGAGTTCGTCCTTGGTCTGGGAGGTGAACTGCGGCTCGGGGATGCGCACGTGGATGACCGCGGTCATGCCTTCGAGCACATCGTCGAGCTGGGGCAGGTCCTCCTTGGGCTTGAGCAGGCCACGGCTCTTGGAGATGGCCTCCTGCAAGGCTTTCAGCGCGGCCCGGTCGAAGCCGCGGCGGTGCGTGCCGCCGTGCATGTTGCGGATGGTGTTGGTGAAGCACTCCACGGTGCGCTCGTAGCCGGTGCCCCAGCGCAGCGACACCTCGACCTGGGCGGTGCGTTCCACTTTGGACCGCATGACGCCGTTCTCGTCGGCGGCGTTCTCGGTGTAGGTGCCCTCGCCGTTGGCGTGGATGATCGCCGAGACCGCCTTGTCACCCGAAGGCGTGAGGAACTCCACCATGTCGGACAGGCCGTTGGGGAAGTGGAAGGTCTCCTCGGTGATGCCGCCCTCGGTGACATCGCGCAGCACGTAGGTGACGCCGGGGACCAGGAAGGCGGTGTTGCGCAGTTTGCCGCGGACGGCCTCGCGGTCCAGCGCGGCGCCGTTCTCGAAGTAGCGGGCGTCGTGCCAGTACCGGATGGAGGTGCCGGTGGACTCGTTGCGCTTCATCTTGCCGGTGACGTTGAGCCCGGAGACGCGGGTGAACTTGGCCTTGGGGCCGGGTCCGTCGAACTCGCCGGGCACGCCGTGCGCGAAGGACATCTGGTGCACCTTGCCCTCGCGCTTGACGGTGACGTCGAAGCGGTGTGAGAGCGCGTTGACCGCGGAGGCGCCGACGCCGTGCAGGCCGCCGGAGGTCTTGTAGCCGGAGCCGCCGAACTTGCCGCCCGCGTGCAGCCGGGTGAGCACCAGTTCGACGCCGGAGAGGCCGGATTTGGCGTGCACCCCGGTGGGGATGCCGCGGCCGTCGTCGTCGACCTGGACGCTGCCGTCGGCGTGCAGGGTCACCACGATCCTGGCCGCGTGCCCGGCGATGCCCTCGTCGGTGGAGTTGTCCACGACCTCGGTGAAGAGGTGGTTGATACCCCGGCTGTCGGTGGACCCGATGTACATGCCGGGCCGTTTGCGCACGGCTTCCAGACCCTCCAGATGGGTCAGGTCGTCGGCCCCATAAAGGGTCTCAGCAGTCACAGGGTCGTTCTCCCGGATCGTGGCACGAGGTGATTCGCCAGCATGACACCGTACTTGAGCCTAGCCGGGTGCTCCGACAGTCCTGAGCGGCCATCAGGAAATGTCGGGCCGGGTGCGGACTGGCACGGCGACGACCAGCGTAGCCAGCAGGGCGGCGATCGTGCCGAGGAGGAAGAAGAGAGGTAGGCCACCTGTGGCCGCGAGGGCGCCGAAGACGGCGCTGGCGACCGAGCTGCCCAGCGTCCGGGCGAGCGAGTTGAGCCCGTTGGCGGCGGCGGCCTGCGCCGGTGGGGTGGCGTCCAGGATGAGCGCGGGCATCGCCGAATAGGCCAGGCCGGCGCCGCCGGAGATGACCGTGGTGGCCAGCACCACGTGCCAGAGCGAGCTGTCCAAGGCCAGTCGCAGGGCGAAGCCGAGCACGACCCCGGCGCAGCCGATGAGCAGGGTGAACCTGCCCCCGCGGCGGGTGATGAGGCGGGCGGCGACCGGGGACAGGGCGGCCATCAGCAGGCCGCCGGGCAGCATGTACAGGCCGGAGGCGACCACGGAGAGTTCGTACCGGGTCTGTAACACGGTGACGGTGCCGAGGAAGTTGACGAACAGCGCGAACCCGGTGAGGAACGCGGACAGGTTGGTCAGCAGGACAGAGGCACGGGCGGCCAGCCGGAGGTCGACGATGGGCGCCCGGCGGCGTAACTCGACCAGGCCGAAGACGGCCAGGCCGAGGGTGGCGGCGCCGAGCAGGCCCAGGGTGAGCGGGGAGTCCCAGCCCCATTCGGCGCCGCGGCTCAGTGGCAGCAGCAGCGCGGTGAGGGCGAGGACGAGCAGGGTGGCGCCGACCAGGTCGACCGGGGCGCGTTCGCCGTTGGCAGGGACCTCGGGCACCAGCCAGTGGACCGCGGCCAGCGCGGGCAGCCCGGCGAGGAAGCAGACCCAGAACAGTCCGTGGAAGCCCCAGACGTCGGCGACCAGTCCGGCCAGCGGCAGCGCGACCGCGCCGCCGATCCCGAGCATGGCGCTGACCAGTGCGATCCCGCCGGCCCGCCGCTCGGCGGGGACCAGCGCGGCGATCAGGCTGATACCCAGCGGAATGGCCACTGTGGACAGTCCCTGGATCGCGCGGCCGACGATGAGCAGGGTGAGGTCGGTGGTGAGCGCGCAGAGCAGCGAGCCGAGCACGAAGGCCACTACCGCGAGCAGCAGAACCCGTTTGCGGCCAAAGAGATCGGCCAGTCGGCCGAGCAGCGGGTTGGCCACCGCCCCGACCACCACGGTGACGGTGACCAGCCAGCTCGTGGTGGCCGGGGAGGCGCCGAGGCGTTCCGGCAGGCCGGGCAGGACCGGGATGAGCATGGTGTGGGTGAGCAGGGTGACCAGCGCGGTGAACGCGAGGACCGTGGTCAGCAACCCGGTGCGGGTGGCGGGCTCGCGCAGTGTGGTCACCCGGCCACCCTACGTTCCCGGCATCGGCCGGTCAGCCGACGAAGGATCTCCAGGTGCGGGGATTCGCCAGGTCAGCCCTGGTTCATGCCGCCGACCCACAGCGGCCGGATCTCCACCGAGCCGCCCTGGATCGCGCCGGGGTGACCCTTGGCGATCTCGACCGCCTCGTCCAGGTCGGCGCACTCGATCAGGACGAATCCGGCGATCTGCTCCTTGGTCTCGGCGAACGGCCCATCGGAGAGCAACACCTCGCCCTGGGCGCCCAGGCGCAGTGTGGTGGCGTCGGAGCTGGGCTGGAGGATGCCGCCGCCCTTGGTGATGCCGCGTTCGGCCAGGTCCTGGCCCCAGGTGCCACAGCCTTCGGAGGTCTCGTCGGCGCGGCTCTCGTCCTGGCAGATCAGCAACAGGTACTGCATGGTCGTTGTCCTTTCTCGCGAACCCGGTACTCCCCCACGACGAACGGCCCGGCGGCTAATCGACAGGACCGGCGACGAGATCGTGGCTACGGTACGGCGATGTCCGAGGACCTCATCCTGCGTTGCGCCCAGGATCCGCGCGTGTCGATCACCTTCGCCGGGGCCGAGGTGACGGCGAACCCCCTGGACAGTCCGCTGACGTTCGCCGTGCGGGTGAGCGCGCCGGGACTGGACGCGGTGGCACACGGGGTGACGCACTACGTGGACGGGATGGCGCTGCCCCGGTTCCTGGAGCGCCTGGAGCTGACCGGCTGGGCTGGTGAACTGGCCTGGCATAGTACGGATCGCGATATATCCGTGTGCGCGGTATATGACGGCCGCGGATATATGCGGCTGACCTGGACGGTGCGGCCGTGGCGGAAGTCGGCGCAGGGCGAGTGGGCGGCCTCGGTGACGACGGTGCTGGAGGGCGGGTCCCGGGACCGGTTCGTGGCCGAGCTGATGGAGTTCCTGGGCCAGGGGGATCATCGCGGGCAGGACTGAACGGCCGCGGACGGACCACGGCCGTTCAGAATTCCCTGGGAGTTACTTCCCGTTCGGGTACAGGTACTTCTCCGCCGGGATCACCTTGCCGTGTGCCCAGGCGTCGAAGAAGCCGCGCAGGTCCTTGCCGCTGACCTGCTGGGCGAGAGCCTCGAACTGCAGCCAGGTGGCGTTGCCGCCGTTGTTCTCGCGGATCCAGCGCTTGAGCAGGCCGAAGAATGCCTGGTCGCCGACGGTGCGGCGCAGGGCGTGCATCATCACCGAGCCCTTGTGGTAGAGCGCCGGGTCCAGTTCCTTGCCGGGGCCGGGGTCGAACAGCGGGACGTTCCAGAACTCGGGCTTGTTCCGGTTCTCCTCGACGACGCCGCGGTAGAAGCCCTTGTCCAGGTCGGCGCCGTTGTGTTCCTCCCAGAGCTGGTTGGCGTACTGGGCCACGCACTCGTTGAGGCAGGCGTTGCGCCAGTCGGCGACCGAGACGGCGTTGCCGAACCACTGGTGGGTCAGCTCGTGTGCCATGGAGGCGTCCCACATGCCGCCGGAGTAGGTGGGGCGGCTCTGCGTCTCCAGGGCGCCGAGGCCGCTGGCGTTGACGATGATGCCGCCGGTGCTGCTGAACGGGTAGGGGCCGTAGAGCGAGCTGAAGTAGTCCAGCATCGGCTGCATCAGGGCCTCGGAGGCCGGTTCCGGGGTGGTGCCGCTGCCCCAGGCGTAGATCGCCGGCTTGCCGTCCTTGAGGGTGCTGGTGCGCATGGTGAACTTGTCCACCGCGACCGTGGACAGGTAGGTGGCCATGGGCTGGTCCTCGTGCCAGTGGAAGGTGCTGCGGCCGTCGGCCTTGCTGGTCTGGCCGGGTTTGCCGTTGCCGACCGCGGTCCAGCCCTCCGGCACGGTGGCGGTCAGGGAGAAGGTGGCCTTGTCCGAGGGGTGGTCGTTGGCCGGGTACCAGCTGGCGGCCGAGTGCGGTTCGCCGCTGGCGCTGAAGCCGCCGCCCTGGATCGGATTCCAGCCCTCGGTGCCGTGCTTGCCGGAGTAGCGGACGCGGACCTTGAACTTGCTGCCCTTGCGGATCCGCTGCTTCGGGGTGATCACCAGTTCGTGCTCGGCCTCACGCCGGTTACCCGCCTGGGCACCGTCCACTGTGGTCGAGTCGACGGTGAATCCGTTGAGGTCCAGGTGGAACAGGTCCAGGTCGCGCTGGGCGACGGCCGTGACGGTGGTGTCGCCGGTCAGCGCCTCGGGCTTGGCCGGGTCGTAGTCGATCTTCACGTCGTAGTGCTCGACCTGGTAGCCGGAGTTGCCGTCCTTGGGGTAGTACGGGTCGCCGACCCCGGCCGGGTCCTGGGCCAGGCCCCAGACCGCGGTGATCATCGCGTTGGTGCTCATGGTCTCGACCTCGGGGTCGAGGTTGGCCAGGGTGTCGCAGGCCTTGTGGTAGCAGTCGTCGAGCGGCGTCATGAAGCCGCCGGTGCGCACGCCCTTCTCGTGGAAGGCGGTGTGGTCCGAGCCGCCGCCCGCGCCGACCTCGAAGGTGTCCTTGCCGCGGTCCTTGAAGTACTTCTGGAACAGCGGGGTGGCCGGGGTGCCGGTGTCGATCACGATGAAGAACTGCGGTTTGGGCGTGGCGGTCATGTCGAAGTTGAGGTAGACCTCGATCTGGTCCCGCTGCACCGGGGTCAGCCCGCCGACGTAGTGCCGCGAGCCGACCAGTCCGCTTTCCTCAGCGCCCCACCAGGCGAAGCGCAGGTGCCGGTCGGTGGGCAGCTTCTTCCTCGCCACGGTGAGCGCGGTGGTGAGCAGCGCCGCCGAGCCGGAGCCGTTGTCGTTGAGGCCGGGACCCTCGGGCACGCTGTCCAGGTGGGCGCCCAGGAACAGGGTGCGGGACTCGTCGCCGCCGGGCCAGTCGGCGATCAGGTTGAAGCCGTCCTTGCCGTCGTGCTGGAACTTCTG contains:
- a CDS encoding DNA gyrase/topoisomerase IV subunit B, translated to MTAETLYGADDLTHLEGLEAVRKRPGMYIGSTDSRGINHLFTEVVDNSTDEGIAGHAARIVVTLHADGSVQVDDDGRGIPTGVHAKSGLSGVELVLTRLHAGGKFGGSGYKTSGGLHGVGASAVNALSHRFDVTVKREGKVHQMSFAHGVPGEFDGPGPKAKFTRVSGLNVTGKMKRNESTGTSIRYWHDARYFENGAALDREAVRGKLRNTAFLVPGVTYVLRDVTEGGITEETFHFPNGLSDMVEFLTPSGDKAVSAIIHANGEGTYTENAADENGVMRSKVERTAQVEVSLRWGTGYERTVECFTNTIRNMHGGTHRRGFDRAALKALQEAISKSRGLLKPKEDLPQLDDVLEGMTAVIHVRIPEPQFTSQTKDELSTAGITKVIQNVVERHIKAWTEDKRSKVEAKTVLQKVVDAARVRLTQKQQKDAARRKTALEGAAMPPKLVDCRTTGVARSELFLVEGDSALGSARMARVSEYQALLPLRGKILNVQKASLADTLRNAEISSIVQVLGAGSGRTFDLTTMRYGRVILMADADVDGSHIRTLLITLFAKYMRPVIEDGRLYAAMPPLHKITTKGRNSETIFTFTQREMENTVTKLEKAGKQIVTPVPRFKGLGEMDAEELWDTTMNPATRSVRRITLDDAEAAEAALELLMGEKVEPRRNWLVDSAARVDRAAIDA
- a CDS encoding MFS transporter, whose amino-acid sequence is MTTLREPATRTGLLTTVLAFTALVTLLTHTMLIPVLPGLPERLGASPATTSWLVTVTVVVGAVANPLLGRLADLFGRKRVLLLAVVAFVLGSLLCALTTDLTLLIVGRAIQGLSTVAIPLGISLIAALVPAERRAGGIALVSAMLGIGGAVALPLAGLVADVWGFHGLFWVCFLAGLPALAAVHWLVPEVPANGERAPVDLVGATLLVLALTALLLPLSRGAEWGWDSPLTLGLLGAATLGLAVFGLVELRRRAPIVDLRLAARASVLLTNLSAFLTGFALFVNFLGTVTVLQTRYELSVVASGLYMLPGGLLMAALSPVAARLITRRGGRFTLLIGCAGVVLGFALRLALDSSLWHVVLATTVISGGAGLAYSAMPALILDATPPAQAAAANGLNSLARTLGSSVASAVFGALAATGGLPLFFLLGTIAALLATLVVAVPVRTRPDIS
- a CDS encoding YciI family protein, translating into MQYLLLICQDESRADETSEGCGTWGQDLAERGITKGGGILQPSSDATTLRLGAQGEVLLSDGPFAETKEQIAGFVLIECADLDEAVEIAKGHPGAIQGGSVEIRPLWVGGMNQG
- a CDS encoding DUF6228 family protein, with product MSEDLILRCAQDPRVSITFAGAEVTANPLDSPLTFAVRVSAPGLDAVAHGVTHYVDGMALPRFLERLELTGWAGELAWHSTDRDISVCAVYDGRGYMRLTWTVRPWRKSAQGEWAASVTTVLEGGSRDRFVAELMEFLGQGDHRGQD
- a CDS encoding M28 family peptidase; this encodes MRSPLRRLLPVLLGAAVVLTGVAPATAQPGATGAGGVPTVSYADVLPHLQAFQQIADHNGGNRAHGTPGFKQSLDYVKARLDLAGFRTTVQKFQHDGKDGFNLIADWPGGDESRTLFLGAHLDSVPEGPGLNDNGSGSAALLTTALTVARKKLPTDRHLRFAWWGAEESGLVGSRHYVGGLTPVQRDQIEVYLNFDMTATPKPQFFIVIDTGTPATPLFQKYFKDRGKDTFEVGAGGGSDHTAFHEKGVRTGGFMTPLDDCYHKACDTLANLDPEVETMSTNAMITAVWGLAQDPAGVGDPYYPKDGNSGYQVEHYDVKIDYDPAKPEALTGDTTVTAVAQRDLDLFHLDLNGFTVDSTTVDGAQAGNRREAEHELVITPKQRIRKGSKFKVRVRYSGKHGTEGWNPIQGGGFSASGEPHSAASWYPANDHPSDKATFSLTATVPEGWTAVGNGKPGQTSKADGRSTFHWHEDQPMATYLSTVAVDKFTMRTSTLKDGKPAIYAWGSGTTPEPASEALMQPMLDYFSSLYGPYPFSSTGGIIVNASGLGALETQSRPTYSGGMWDASMAHELTHQWFGNAVSVADWRNACLNECVAQYANQLWEEHNGADLDKGFYRGVVEENRNKPEFWNVPLFDPGPGKELDPALYHKGSVMMHALRRTVGDQAFFGLLKRWIRENNGGNATWLQFEALAQQVSGKDLRGFFDAWAHGKVIPAEKYLYPNGK